From Oceanispirochaeta sp. M1, a single genomic window includes:
- the mazG gene encoding nucleoside triphosphate pyrophosphohydrolase, whose amino-acid sequence MDNDKIKNSFEELCNIIENLRAPGGCPWDRKQTAHTLSGDMIEEVYEAVDAIRENDDEHLKEELGDVYLLVTMISYIKQQEGAFQISDVLDGISEKLIRRHPHVFSDAQADNPEEVKVLWEDIKVNVEGRAAKKSILDKISKGLPPLERAYKIQKKAAKAGFDWPDISGVWDKVHEEIEEVREVKEGDREHLMEEIGDLLFSVVNIARYMDIDPAEAMHRCNKKFISRFSYVEENMKEKQLEMNFDNFETMDQLWDESKLK is encoded by the coding sequence ATGGATAATGATAAAATAAAAAACAGCTTTGAAGAGCTTTGTAATATTATAGAGAATCTACGTGCGCCCGGGGGTTGCCCCTGGGACAGAAAACAGACTGCTCATACTCTATCGGGTGATATGATTGAAGAAGTCTATGAAGCTGTTGATGCAATCAGAGAAAATGATGATGAACATCTTAAAGAGGAACTGGGAGATGTATATCTTCTGGTTACAATGATCTCCTATATTAAACAGCAGGAAGGTGCTTTTCAGATATCAGATGTACTGGATGGAATAAGTGAAAAACTGATCAGGCGTCATCCACATGTCTTCTCAGATGCTCAGGCTGATAATCCTGAAGAAGTGAAAGTACTGTGGGAAGATATAAAAGTAAATGTTGAAGGCCGTGCTGCTAAAAAATCAATTCTGGATAAAATCAGCAAAGGACTCCCTCCTCTGGAAAGAGCCTATAAAATTCAGAAGAAAGCTGCCAAGGCAGGATTCGACTGGCCGGATATTTCCGGTGTCTGGGATAAGGTTCATGAGGAAATTGAAGAAGTCAGAGAGGTAAAAGAAGGTGACAGAGAACATCTTATGGAAGAGATCGGTGACTTGCTTTTTTCTGTAGTGAATATTGCGCGCTATATGGATATTGATCCTGCTGAAGCTATGCACCGCTGCAATAAAAAATTCATCAGCCGTTTCTCCTATGTTGAAGAAAACATGAAAGAGAAACAGCTGGAGATGAATTTTGATAATTTTGAAACTATGGATCAGCTCTGGGATGAATCAAAGCTGAAATAA
- a CDS encoding TIGR03960 family B12-binding radical SAM protein: MSNIIAYKDLGRELLQVSKPARYTGGELGSIQYRTPEPLKMAISFPDMYEIGMSNQAIRILYNRYNAVNGIQCERVFAPAQDFEEVLRNKNIPLFTLETGIPLSELHILAFSIGYELTLTNLLNILDLGQIPLHRKDRGPEHPIIVAGGPAATNPAAFSDFVDYVYIGEGEHFINNYAEELAETAVKGGSKEDLEAVIRKDSAYWWPDKKEKTVRALYNEFGQGSEPRSNLPIASLATVQEHGVIEIMRGCPNGCRFCHAGYFYRPFRQKDVNHILKEAEHLVSNCGFRNITLSSLSSGDYVGLLPLVEHLNTLYQSRNISFQLPSLRVNSLNLGLLSELSTVRKSSLTFAVETPESAGQKGLNKDVSRDRILSLLKEAKSKGWKLAKFYFMLGLPVDTGGVSESQAIVDFMLELQKESGMKFNINAGIFIPKPHTPYERVKQFNDQEGMNEIINLRDGLRGKNIKVGFHSPYSSFIEGILCRGDSRAGAILESAFKKGARFDAWDEYHDRSLWQEVISECDWDVEKEICREKGEGEPLPWDSVSLRVSTGFLSKENSKSQACEMTEPCKDDCENPCGVCNKNLTVRTPEPFEFPEIAPVVETEKLESHDLGEHSVKAVFGFSKKDQAIFLGHLDTLRVFERAFQCSGIEINFTHGYNPKPRMEFAHPLSLGVYGTEEIMGVEMPKKPEMVIEDLIKLLNSNLPEGFSFETVKYYPLQQDKNRKKRTLMGLYAGSEYTLQPADKSLLAESTIELFKEKAEELGVGGDYIFTLEEDHIHVKAVFANKKMNNIIKFLKEFREEEPLNEWIITRKKLLALNIKNKISDYFSFDSSQS, encoded by the coding sequence CCCGATATGTATGAAATCGGGATGTCAAATCAGGCTATCAGAATACTCTATAACCGCTACAATGCAGTAAATGGAATTCAGTGTGAGAGGGTTTTTGCACCCGCACAGGATTTTGAAGAAGTTCTTCGCAATAAAAATATCCCTCTTTTTACCCTGGAAACAGGGATTCCTTTGTCAGAACTTCATATCCTGGCCTTTTCAATAGGATATGAACTGACCCTGACAAATCTTCTCAATATTCTTGATCTGGGACAGATTCCTCTTCATAGAAAGGATAGAGGCCCTGAACATCCAATTATTGTTGCAGGAGGACCTGCGGCTACAAACCCTGCAGCCTTCAGCGACTTTGTAGATTATGTCTATATAGGAGAAGGGGAGCACTTCATCAATAACTATGCTGAAGAACTTGCCGAAACTGCTGTAAAAGGTGGCAGCAAAGAGGATCTGGAAGCTGTAATCAGAAAAGATTCGGCCTATTGGTGGCCCGATAAAAAGGAAAAAACTGTAAGAGCTTTATATAATGAATTCGGACAGGGGAGTGAGCCTCGTTCAAATCTTCCTATTGCCTCACTTGCTACGGTTCAGGAACATGGTGTCATAGAAATAATGAGGGGTTGCCCCAACGGCTGCCGCTTCTGCCATGCAGGTTATTTCTACAGACCCTTCAGACAGAAGGATGTAAACCATATTCTGAAAGAAGCAGAACATCTTGTGTCCAACTGCGGATTCAGAAATATTACTCTTTCTTCTCTCTCTTCAGGGGATTATGTAGGCCTTCTTCCCCTTGTGGAACACCTGAATACACTCTACCAATCCAGAAATATATCATTTCAGCTTCCTTCACTGCGTGTTAATTCACTTAACCTGGGATTGCTGTCAGAACTGTCTACTGTACGTAAAAGCAGTCTTACCTTTGCTGTGGAGACCCCGGAATCAGCCGGTCAGAAGGGACTGAATAAAGACGTATCCCGGGATCGTATACTTTCACTCCTGAAAGAAGCTAAAAGCAAAGGTTGGAAACTGGCAAAGTTTTACTTTATGCTTGGACTCCCCGTAGATACCGGCGGAGTCAGTGAGAGTCAGGCAATCGTAGACTTTATGCTGGAACTGCAGAAAGAATCAGGCATGAAATTTAATATTAATGCCGGTATTTTCATTCCTAAACCTCATACACCCTACGAAAGGGTCAAGCAGTTTAATGATCAGGAAGGAATGAACGAAATCATAAATTTACGCGACGGCTTGAGAGGTAAAAACATCAAAGTCGGATTTCATTCTCCTTATTCATCTTTTATCGAAGGCATTCTCTGCAGAGGTGACAGCCGGGCAGGTGCAATCCTGGAGAGTGCATTTAAAAAAGGTGCCCGTTTTGATGCCTGGGATGAATACCATGACAGATCACTATGGCAGGAAGTCATTTCAGAGTGTGACTGGGATGTAGAAAAGGAGATATGCCGTGAGAAAGGGGAGGGTGAACCCCTACCCTGGGATTCGGTCTCTCTGAGAGTATCAACAGGTTTTCTTTCAAAAGAAAACAGTAAATCACAAGCATGTGAGATGACAGAGCCCTGTAAGGATGACTGTGAAAATCCCTGCGGTGTATGTAATAAGAACTTAACTGTACGTACTCCTGAGCCCTTTGAATTCCCGGAGATTGCTCCTGTTGTTGAAACAGAAAAACTTGAGAGTCATGATCTGGGCGAACACTCAGTAAAAGCTGTTTTCGGATTTTCTAAAAAAGATCAGGCCATATTCCTTGGACATTTAGATACTCTTCGTGTTTTTGAGAGAGCTTTTCAGTGCAGTGGAATTGAAATCAATTTTACTCATGGCTATAACCCAAAACCCAGGATGGAATTTGCCCATCCTCTCAGCCTCGGGGTTTATGGAACTGAAGAAATCATGGGTGTAGAGATGCCGAAGAAACCGGAGATGGTGATTGAAGATCTCATTAAATTGCTGAATTCAAATCTTCCTGAAGGCTTTTCTTTTGAGACAGTTAAATACTATCCACTGCAGCAGGATAAAAATAGAAAAAAGAGAACTCTTATGGGTCTCTATGCTGGTTCGGAATATACTCTTCAACCAGCTGACAAATCACTTCTTGCAGAGTCTACGATAGAGCTGTTTAAAGAAAAAGCTGAAGAATTGGGAGTAGGTGGTGATTATATTTTTACCCTTGAGGAAGATCATATTCATGTAAAGGCTGTTTTTGCCAATAAGAAAATGAATAATATTATTAAATTTCTGAAAGAGTTCAGAGAAGAAGAACCTTTGAATGAATGGATTATCACCAGAAAGAAACTTCTTGCCCTCAATATTAAAAATAAAATCTCTGATTATTTCAGCTTTGATTCATCCCAGAGCTGA